The proteins below come from a single Synechococcus sp. WH 8101 genomic window:
- a CDS encoding molecular chaperone DnaJ — protein sequence MSAPAGDGRRRISVELPEHLVDWIDSLRSEWGLRGRGDCLTRLLEEVFPADGEDVLPSPPDPAPETNEPGAFRDDRALVLIGGQGLRRLDGEASADDTDYLPPVEPETRSGIDLPGFVRRKSRNLRESLRREPEAPESLEEAMVLPAIEPALLRHCAELAQSHWVNLYGQAPGATVLEAAMLWLARDIWPQAEGLESRIFTWSELGRQLQPRCPGWLLAEPSFAQVMVVAGVLEDPFATSDLHNRIPTLIRRFVNRFKRSRRITSFETLESTMTVHGALRLLGLPTQAGASLTLRAIRDAYKQQAMQSHPDAGGSTDGMRRLNEAYQMLRELYRDR from the coding sequence GTGAGCGCGCCTGCAGGAGACGGTCGTCGACGCATCAGTGTCGAGCTGCCGGAGCATCTCGTCGACTGGATTGATTCCCTGCGCAGCGAGTGGGGACTGCGCGGTCGGGGTGATTGTCTCACCCGTCTGCTTGAAGAGGTGTTCCCCGCTGATGGCGAGGACGTGCTCCCCTCGCCACCGGATCCCGCACCAGAAACCAACGAGCCAGGCGCCTTTCGCGACGATCGGGCCCTGGTTTTGATCGGTGGCCAGGGGTTGCGCCGCCTGGATGGCGAGGCCTCCGCTGATGACACCGATTACCTCCCACCTGTTGAGCCTGAGACGCGCTCTGGGATTGACCTGCCTGGCTTTGTGCGACGCAAGAGTCGCAATCTGCGCGAAAGTTTGCGGCGCGAGCCCGAGGCTCCAGAGTCACTGGAGGAGGCGATGGTGTTGCCGGCGATTGAACCGGCCCTGTTGCGACATTGCGCCGAGTTGGCCCAGTCGCACTGGGTGAATCTCTATGGCCAGGCACCGGGCGCCACCGTGCTGGAAGCAGCCATGCTCTGGCTGGCGCGCGACATCTGGCCGCAGGCGGAAGGCTTGGAGAGCCGGATCTTCACTTGGTCTGAGTTGGGGCGGCAATTGCAGCCCCGTTGCCCGGGCTGGCTCCTGGCTGAGCCTTCGTTTGCTCAGGTCATGGTGGTGGCAGGCGTGCTGGAAGACCCCTTCGCCACCTCCGATCTTCACAACCGTATCCCTACCCTGATTCGCCGCTTCGTCAATCGCTTCAAGCGCAGTCGCCGGATCACCTCCTTTGAAACGCTCGAATCCACGATGACGGTGCATGGTGCGCTGCGGCTTCTCGGCCTACCGACTCAAGCGGGTGCGTCATTGACCTTGCGTGCGATTCGCGACGCTTATAAACAGCAGGCGATGCAGAGCCATCCCGATGCCGGTGGTTCCACCGATGGCATGCGCCGCCTTAATGAGGCGTATCAGATGCTGCGTGAGCTCTACCGCGACCGATAA
- a CDS encoding DUF3370 domain-containing protein: MAPSRAYVPLMAGQRAKPLNGNFNNVPVLHSNQPEIVEGPGILVSTTPGSAIASENNQPLKNASYTFNGEFGLHMHHKYYPNDASKLGGRRQRGLLTIAAIAINPGDQPVTLKFERGSVKNSFEAPYHPNKLMGVKPLGPRPWNTGPGDATAVQMLRGELDRRLPREVVIPPRSRKVIVSTVLPARGIANGLLKGRSDGPFQMAVVAAEETKRDQDLVAVLDQGRLAPGRIYLNRIREIQAGQIFSRVAGVALGDEYEASIRHDLGQGPLHVPLTSTRKHHFGTRDIQVNQLKTRMVDSAVNNVGTYGVRFDVDLNLSGEGPYELVFSHPVASGRAPFTAFRGSIGIKTEEGYQEVHVGLKSGQSLPIAQLNLKGGQVNPVRVSLVYPADATPGHLLSVVPVQQLAMLRKREEMLQAARRAQQEAKKRQVTPAQAPPNLNAAPKPATDKPVTTKAKPTTKPAAQPVAKPTRQPPTAPVPPPPVLVAPRGGLNPMPPAMIMPNRLNQSLEQRYRDAIRAQQEWLKRLQGR; this comes from the coding sequence ATGGCGCCCTCCCGGGCCTATGTGCCATTGATGGCGGGCCAGCGGGCCAAGCCGCTCAATGGCAACTTCAACAATGTGCCCGTTCTTCACTCCAATCAGCCGGAGATTGTGGAGGGCCCGGGCATTCTGGTGAGCACAACGCCGGGGTCTGCGATCGCCAGCGAAAACAATCAACCACTAAAAAACGCAAGCTACACATTTAATGGCGAATTTGGCTTGCATATGCATCATAAATATTACCCAAACGATGCCAGCAAGCTGGGAGGACGTCGTCAGCGCGGCTTGTTAACCATTGCGGCGATCGCGATCAACCCGGGCGATCAGCCGGTGACCCTCAAATTCGAGCGGGGGTCGGTGAAAAATAGTTTTGAGGCTCCTTATCACCCCAATAAATTGATGGGGGTCAAACCTCTCGGACCCAGGCCCTGGAACACCGGCCCAGGTGATGCCACCGCTGTGCAGATGCTCCGCGGTGAACTGGATCGTCGTCTTCCGCGCGAGGTGGTGATTCCGCCCAGGAGCCGCAAGGTGATTGTGAGCACTGTGTTACCGGCAAGGGGTATTGCCAATGGCTTGCTCAAGGGCCGCAGTGATGGGCCCTTCCAGATGGCCGTCGTGGCTGCAGAGGAAACCAAACGCGATCAGGATCTGGTGGCTGTGCTGGATCAAGGACGCCTCGCTCCCGGCCGGATTTACCTCAATCGCATCCGAGAAATTCAGGCCGGTCAGATCTTCTCTCGGGTGGCGGGGGTGGCCCTCGGCGATGAATACGAAGCGTCGATCCGCCATGACCTCGGCCAGGGCCCTTTGCATGTGCCCTTGACCAGCACCCGCAAGCATCATTTCGGCACTCGCGACATCCAGGTCAACCAACTGAAGACCCGGATGGTCGATTCCGCTGTGAACAATGTGGGCACCTACGGCGTTCGCTTTGATGTGGATCTGAACCTCAGCGGCGAAGGTCCCTACGAGTTGGTGTTCAGCCATCCTGTCGCCTCCGGCCGGGCCCCGTTCACCGCCTTCCGTGGCTCCATCGGCATCAAAACCGAGGAGGGATATCAGGAAGTCCATGTGGGTCTCAAGTCGGGCCAGAGCCTGCCGATCGCCCAGCTCAACCTCAAGGGCGGCCAGGTGAACCCGGTGCGCGTCAGCCTGGTGTATCCCGCCGATGCCACGCCGGGCCACCTGCTCAGTGTGGTGCCAGTGCAGCAGCTGGCCATGCTCCGCAAGCGCGAGGAGATGTTGCAGGCGGCGCGACGGGCTCAGCAGGAGGCGAAGAAGCGTCAGGTCACCCCAGCCCAGGCTCCGCCCAATCTCAACGCTGCACCGAAGCCCGCCACTGACAAGCCCGTCACAACGAAGGCCAAACCCACCACGAAACCTGCCGCCCAGCCGGTGGCCAAGCCCACACGTCAGCCACCTACTGCCCCCGTGCCACCGCCGCCGGTGCTGGTGGCCCCCCGCGGTGGTCTCAATCCGATGCCGCCGGCGATGATCATGCCCAATCGCCTCAATCAATCGCTGGAACAGCGCTATCGCGATGCGATCCGTGCCCAGCAGGAGTGGCTCAAACGTCTCCAGGGCCGATAG
- a CDS encoding sigma-70 family RNA polymerase sigma factor has translation MKASTKQRNRRVEQHLRLVQPIARHYAQRSGEDRDDLLQVGCLGLIRAAGLYDDAKGVPFEAFARPHVRGAILHYLRDSRGLVKLPRRLQERAQRLNRREDGTEQRGDDLVMALYRNQGRWWSLEDQGREAEAMTEPGDGGWSDLSQRETREQLVRQLKRLPVVEQRSVRSVVLEGLSLRQCGREQGVSAMTVQRRLRRGLQRLATTCSPLVC, from the coding sequence ATGAAAGCCTCAACCAAGCAACGCAATCGGCGGGTGGAACAACACCTGCGGCTGGTGCAGCCGATTGCCCGCCATTACGCCCAGCGCAGCGGCGAAGACAGGGATGACCTGCTCCAGGTGGGCTGTCTCGGTTTGATTCGAGCCGCCGGCCTGTACGACGACGCCAAGGGTGTGCCTTTTGAGGCCTTTGCCCGGCCCCATGTGCGGGGCGCGATCCTTCACTATCTGCGAGACAGCCGAGGCTTGGTGAAATTGCCTCGGCGGCTGCAGGAACGAGCCCAGCGCCTCAACCGTCGTGAGGACGGCACCGAGCAGCGGGGCGATGATCTCGTGATGGCGCTGTACCGGAACCAAGGCCGCTGGTGGTCGTTGGAGGATCAGGGGCGCGAAGCGGAGGCGATGACGGAACCGGGAGATGGTGGCTGGTCGGATCTGAGCCAGCGGGAGACTCGCGAACAGTTGGTGCGGCAATTGAAGCGATTGCCGGTGGTTGAGCAGCGCAGTGTCCGCAGCGTGGTGCTGGAGGGCCTCAGCCTGAGGCAGTGCGGCCGGGAGCAGGGGGTCAGCGCCATGACGGTGCAACGGCGCCTGCGCCGGGGGCTGCAGCGTCTGGCGACGACCTGCAGCCCGCTGGTCTGCTGA
- a CDS encoding ATP adenylyltransferase, whose protein sequence is MAEGRIGERALECSASALAQGALQPLDTAVLPLASLQDAGFECRRLRSRLPRHLRPAGPKPNPFRPWDRRLEVEPVADDHVLILNKYPVQRGHLLLISRDWVPQGAWLTANDWRAVAQVDADTTGLWFFNSGPLAGASQPHRHLQLLPRSPTEPLCPRQHWFETQIRFTNDQLGNQGPECLVGDPLRAACAVLSRERGSADSDPALSLQELYRRLARSLELGDPESSAAPAHPYNLLLTPQWMALIRREREHSHGFSINGLGFAGYLLLTDHSDADWLERHGPEALLRAVVPNIRASTVGGTDVDVNR, encoded by the coding sequence ATGGCTGAGGGGAGGATCGGGGAGCGGGCCCTGGAGTGCAGTGCCTCGGCCTTGGCGCAGGGGGCCCTGCAACCGCTCGACACCGCGGTGCTTCCCCTGGCCTCGCTGCAGGACGCCGGCTTTGAGTGCCGTCGTTTACGCAGTCGCCTGCCCCGCCATCTGCGCCCTGCCGGCCCGAAACCGAATCCATTCCGGCCCTGGGATCGTCGCCTTGAAGTGGAGCCCGTGGCGGACGACCACGTGCTGATCCTCAATAAATACCCCGTGCAACGCGGTCACCTGTTGCTGATCAGTCGCGACTGGGTGCCCCAGGGCGCCTGGCTCACCGCCAACGATTGGCGTGCCGTGGCACAGGTGGATGCCGACACCACGGGGCTGTGGTTCTTCAATAGCGGCCCCTTGGCCGGTGCCAGCCAGCCCCATCGTCATTTGCAGTTGTTGCCCCGCAGCCCCACGGAGCCCCTCTGCCCGAGGCAGCACTGGTTCGAGACTCAGATTCGATTCACCAACGACCAGCTGGGGAATCAAGGCCCCGAGTGCCTGGTAGGTGATCCGCTGCGGGCCGCCTGCGCCGTTCTGAGCCGTGAGAGGGGGTCAGCCGATTCCGATCCCGCTCTGAGCCTGCAGGAGCTCTATCGGCGCTTGGCGCGGAGTCTGGAGCTAGGTGATCCGGAGAGCTCCGCTGCTCCAGCCCATCCGTACAACCTGCTGTTGACGCCCCAGTGGATGGCCCTGATTCGCCGCGAGCGTGAACACAGCCACGGCTTCAGTATCAATGGCCTGGGTTTTGCCGGCTATCTGCTGCTCACCGACCACTCCGATGCCGACTGGCTTGAGCGCCACGGACCGGAGGCGTTGTTGCGGGCGGTGGTTCCGAACATCCGTGCTTCCACGGTTGGCGGCACCGATGTGGATGTGAATCGCTGA
- a CDS encoding SpoIID/LytB domain-containing protein, translated as MLRRWALVGLLPLLTLGGLALGRMPWLSGFQRPSPGSAQEPLLEALLHGEAASDAGTKPGARPTEAQAPSAQPTKPRGFPVPKVPPAGASPNPRLRVALLSQAPIRSVRSSGSASCRTAAGQRLAMDQLPLWLERGDGRWFCESSGDGALLLNGRAYSGLIEFHRQDAGWLAVNVLDLERYVASVVGAEMPSHWRSEALKAQAVAARSYALVHLVRPASPLYNLGDTTRWQAYGGQATSTDATRQATAATRGMVLSYRGGLVESLYAASSEISREAHGHLGASMSQTGAQELASEGLRFNEILGRYYTGAALARLRTDG; from the coding sequence ATGCTTCGCCGATGGGCGCTGGTGGGATTACTCCCCCTGCTGACGCTTGGGGGCCTGGCCCTGGGCCGGATGCCCTGGCTGAGTGGCTTTCAGCGCCCGTCGCCAGGGTCGGCCCAGGAGCCGCTCCTTGAGGCCTTGCTCCATGGCGAGGCGGCGTCGGATGCCGGCACCAAGCCAGGGGCTCGCCCCACAGAGGCACAGGCCCCATCGGCTCAGCCGACCAAGCCGCGCGGCTTCCCGGTCCCGAAGGTGCCTCCCGCCGGGGCATCCCCCAACCCGCGCCTGCGGGTGGCCCTGCTCAGTCAGGCGCCGATTCGCTCCGTGCGCAGCAGCGGATCCGCCTCCTGCCGCACGGCAGCTGGCCAGCGCTTGGCCATGGATCAGCTGCCGCTCTGGTTGGAGCGGGGCGACGGGCGCTGGTTCTGTGAGTCCTCAGGCGATGGCGCCTTGCTCCTGAATGGCCGTGCCTACTCGGGTCTGATCGAATTCCATCGCCAGGACGCCGGCTGGCTGGCGGTGAATGTGCTCGATCTCGAGCGTTATGTCGCCTCGGTGGTGGGGGCGGAGATGCCCAGCCACTGGCGCAGCGAAGCGCTCAAAGCCCAGGCTGTTGCAGCGCGCTCCTATGCGCTGGTGCATCTGGTCCGTCCAGCCAGCCCCCTCTACAACTTGGGGGACACCACCCGCTGGCAGGCCTACGGCGGCCAGGCCACCAGCACCGACGCGACCCGACAGGCGACGGCCGCCACCCGCGGCATGGTGCTCAGCTATCGCGGCGGGTTGGTGGAGAGCCTCTATGCCGCTTCGAGCGAGATCAGCCGCGAAGCCCATGGCCATCTCGGTGCCAGCATGAGCCAGACCGGTGCCCAGGAACTGGCAAGCGAAGGACTGCGTTTCAATGAGATCCTCGGGCGCTACTACACCGGTGCTGCGTTGGCCCGGCTGCGCACGGATGGCTGA
- a CDS encoding SDR family NAD(P)-dependent oxidoreductase: protein MTISSWNGLALVVGAGGIGRALVPALRRRCRDLTVVLCGRQLPADEGWCVDLEDPRSLEALRQRVGDAPQPLRLVINASGRLHGPGLQPEKRLQQVRAEALTASYAINAMAPLLLAQAIEPCLERERPFHFASLSARVGSIGDNHSGGWYAYRAAKAAQNQLLRCLSIEWARRYPQACVTLLHPGTTDTALSRPFQSFVPPGKLFAPARAAEQLLDVLLSQSAADSGAFLAWDGQAIPW, encoded by the coding sequence ATGACAATCAGCTCCTGGAACGGACTGGCCCTGGTGGTGGGCGCCGGTGGCATCGGCCGGGCCCTGGTGCCAGCCCTGCGACGCCGCTGCAGGGATCTGACCGTGGTGCTCTGCGGTCGCCAATTACCTGCAGACGAGGGCTGGTGTGTGGACCTGGAGGATCCGCGATCGCTCGAGGCCTTGCGGCAACGGGTGGGAGACGCGCCGCAACCGCTGCGGCTGGTGATCAACGCCAGCGGTCGCCTGCATGGCCCCGGCCTGCAGCCGGAAAAACGATTGCAGCAGGTGCGAGCTGAAGCCCTCACCGCCAGCTACGCCATCAACGCGATGGCGCCGCTGCTCCTGGCCCAGGCGATCGAACCTTGCCTCGAGCGGGAGCGGCCGTTCCACTTCGCCAGCCTCAGCGCCCGGGTGGGCAGCATCGGGGATAACCACAGCGGTGGTTGGTACGCCTATCGCGCCGCCAAGGCGGCCCAGAACCAACTCCTGCGCTGCCTCAGCATCGAGTGGGCCCGCCGCTATCCCCAGGCTTGCGTCACCCTGCTCCATCCCGGCACTACCGACACGGCCCTGTCGCGCCCCTTCCAGAGCTTCGTCCCGCCAGGCAAGCTGTTCGCGCCGGCACGGGCCGCCGAACAGCTGCTCGATGTGCTCCTGAGCCAGTCAGCGGCCGACAGTGGTGCCTTTCTCGCCTGGGATGGTCAGGCGATCCCCTGGTAG
- a CDS encoding DUF2237 family protein, translated as MTGWFRDGHCRTEAADLGQHSVCCVMTEAFLSYSKAQGNDLSTPVPAFGFPGLQPGDHWCVCAPRWKQAYEDGMAPLVRLEATEQSTLQVVPLEILKEHAYQGIA; from the coding sequence ATGACCGGATGGTTCCGCGACGGTCACTGCCGCACCGAAGCCGCTGATCTCGGCCAACACAGCGTCTGCTGTGTGATGACGGAGGCCTTTCTGAGCTACAGCAAAGCTCAGGGCAACGATCTCTCCACGCCGGTGCCGGCCTTCGGATTCCCCGGGCTCCAGCCCGGGGATCATTGGTGCGTGTGTGCGCCGCGCTGGAAACAGGCCTACGAGGACGGCATGGCACCGCTGGTGCGCCTGGAGGCCACCGAGCAGTCCACCCTCCAGGTGGTGCCCCTCGAGATCCTCAAGGAACACGCCTACCAGGGGATCGCCTGA